A single region of the Rhipicephalus microplus isolate Deutch F79 chromosome 10, USDA_Rmic, whole genome shotgun sequence genome encodes:
- the LOC119185840 gene encoding BEN domain-containing protein 5-like, which produces MYAVVRFLDDHDKRLHVIHVHDIEKFDPKDTSDYDNRFVYSAYWRDPVDDTNTGLYNTQVLMLAESEDDARAKMRAKRLVIPKIPMQETTSDDDPDELVESQTKRKKAERKKQKNDRANAKKNMYDEILKKNLEKAHSGRKPRAQPRKGTDTPSDSGSSDSDELCPKSEILQMKKKKDVWKARTKALVVKELEKDRDMWKLRAEELQHDNQFLKQQVASLQRSLESKLFKLAVEQDRVPCSRGMLSAHSETDEGESFVGNLLIMDNMACSERVLPPCSSTAVEPEERTSTVGGEKNTTHPGPNGDFIYMEDGSFHLTKGVTISGVCAKKIFGNKKATLVVKDAAHAIWGSNVLASRSVTGTVGSRKRALGEQPKQPLTPEKLLVVSETLKHWGQQKDVNTADTEKNLPRILAEKIQDLLKSKVRKQMFDDQAQ; this is translated from the exons ATGTACGCTGTTGTTCGTTTCCTGGACGATCACGACAAACGGTTACACGTCATTCACGTGCATGACATCGAGAAGTTTGATCCCAAAGACACCAGCGACTACGACAACCGCTTTGTTTACAGCGCGTACTGGCGAGACCCCGTGGATGACACAAACACTGGTTTGTACAACACGCAAGTCTTGATGCTGGCAG AAAGCGAAGATGACGCCCGCGCGAAAATGCGGGCCAAGAGGTTGGTGATACCAAAAATACCTATGCAAGAAACGACGTCAGATGATGATCCTGATGAGCTCGTGGAGtcccaaacaaaaagaaaaaaggctgAAAGAAAG AAACAAAAGAACGACAGAGCAAATGCTAAAAAAAACATGTATGACGAAATTCTTAAAAAGAATCTGGAAAAAGCGCACTCTGGGCGTAAACCTAGAGCACAG CCAAGGAAAGGGACAGACACTCCGTCGGACAGCGGGTCCTCCGATAGTGATGAATTGTGCCCAAAAAGTGAAATTCttcaaatgaagaagaagaaagacgTGTGGAAGGCGAGAACGAAGGCGCTGGTGGTTAAAGAGCTTGAGAAGGACAGAGACATGTGGAAATTGCGTGCTGAGGAGCTGCAGCACGACAACCAGTTTCTAAAGCAGCAGGTTGCAAGCCTGCAGAGATCCCTTGAAAGCAAGCTTTTCAAGC TTGCAGTAGAACAAGACCGGGTGCCTTGCAGTCGGGGCATGTTGTCAG CACATTCTGAGACAGATGAAGGAGAAAGCTTCGTCGGAA ATCTGTTGATTATGGACAACATGGCCTGCAGTGAACGTGTTCTCC CACCGTGCTCATCTACTGCTGTAGAACCAGAGGAAAGGACAAGCACTGTTGGTGGAGAAAAGAACACTACACATCCAG GCCCAAATGGAGATTTCATTTATATGGAAGATGGCTCT TTCCATTTGACGAAAGGCGTAACAATAAGTGGTGtgtgtgcaaaaaaaatatttgggAACAAGAAGGCTACCTTGGTGGTGAAGGATGCTGCCCACGCTATATGGGGAAGCAACGTTCTTGCATCTAGGAGCGTCACAGGGACCGTTGGCTCCAGGAAGAGAGCATTGGGGGAGCAGCCCAAGCAGCCGCTGACACCGGAGAAACTTCTTGTTGTGTCAG AAACACTCAAGCACTGGGGACAGCAGAAAGACGTCAACACTGCTGACACGGAAAAAAATCTGCCCAGGATCCTGGCTGAGAAGATCCAAGATCTCCTGAAATCGAAAGTGCGCAAGCAGATGTTTGACGATCAAGCACAATAA
- the LOC119169117 gene encoding uncharacterized protein LOC119169117 yields the protein MPRRKEYLNPGSASAIPYSTKTYLERSASSVQQSRRGLQQDTNVAGGSTAPTALRVLTQPPQTDVEGDCDSESAHEAAPSDEPQPSVGAEMTDEPQGDLGSFSSDDLLALTVNFVLEFGIPWKGVEALQKLIMHILERHDIPVTKYLFKKSVGAEIKAARLHFYCENCMTLLAVTSGDLAARNAVRVTCTVCGQRNSGPQMLRDGHFFITLPIAKLLSSLLAENDASTALHERLNSINESMSVDKDEMTDIIDGTLYRALRRELTSKNDITLTVNSDGSAVFKSSKFSVWPVQVMVNELPVYMRQKNVLVSALWYGQKHPDMTLLLNAFVEQMDGLSTSGITWKAGNETVHSKVYCFSCSADAPARAAMQHLTQFNGYYGCGWCLHPGAAVNGTVKYPVDTVSPDRTAEGTKEIMAKAAEAGRPVQGAKGITPLINLQHFNIIWGFTPDYMHCVLLGVARQMTEDWLSNVGEEYYIGAPQTVAVLDQRLCSIKPHSCMPRLPRSVSLRKYWKASEWQQWLLYFSLPCLEGLLPRQYLKHFALLVKGIALLLQDTVSLSDISVSTDCLVKFVVDMQFLYGEKNMTFNVHQLLHMAQSVLNQGPLWAHSCFAFESNIGQIKQLVTSAKGAPLQIVERLMMASNFRYLKASASPCTLKFLTKAGPSNSKGGLLLSKPRAVSDQLLHLVQDHVGNIVRGRVMEHDRVIVSPGVRFHSEQYSRPNKSDSTVLQIYLGTCLKLKHIVSIRDSSGNVRIFALSNKFLSRRAFGTEHIMKSEDANSQQLVELSASVVPCNYVEVNRKCFFQRISLKMLSGGC from the exons ATGCCTCGTAGAAAGGAATACCTAAACCCAGGCAGCGCCTCCGCCATCCCGTATTCAACGAAAACATATCTCGAAAGATCAGCCTCGAGCGTGCAACAATCACGTCGTGGACTGCAGCAGGACACAAATGTCGCTGGCGGGTCGACTGCTCCGACAGCACTTCGCGTACTGACGCAACCTCCGCAGACTGATGTTGAAGGCGACTGTGACTCTGAATCGGCACATGAAGCGGCCCCAAGTGACGAGCCGCAGCCTTCCGTTGGCGCAGAAATGACAGACGAGCCACAGGGAGATTTAGGGAGCTTCTCTAGTGACGATTTGCTGGCACTGACTGTCAATTTTGTCCTCGAATTTGGCATCCCTTGGAAGGGAGTCGAAGCACTCCAAAAGTTGATAATGCACATACTTGAACGACATGATATACCAGTTACTAAATATCTTTTCAAGAAGAGTGTCGGGGCAGAAATAAAAGCCGCCCGGTTACACTTCTACTGTGAAAACTGTATGACGCTCCTTGCCGTAACAAGTGGCGACCTTGCAGCGCGGAATGCAGTGCGGGTAACGTGCACCGTATGCGGGCAACGTAACAGTGGGCCGCAGATGCTACGCGATGGCCACTTTTTCATAACCCTGCCCATCGCAAAGTTGCTGTCTTCGTTACTTGCCGAGAATGATGCGAGCACTGCACTCCACGAAAGACTGAATTCAATAAACGAGAGTATGTCTGTCGACAAAGATGAAATGACAGACATAATAGATGGCACCTTATACAGGGCACTTAGGCGCGAATTGACATCAAAAAATGATATCACTCTCACTGTTAACAGTGATGGAAGCGCCGTGTTCAAGTCATCGAAGTTTTCTGTGTGGCCCGTTCAAGTGATGGTGAATGAACTCCCAGTGTACATGAGGCAGAAAAATGTGCTTGTGTCTGCTCTGTGGTATGGCCAGAAACATCCCGACATGACTCTCCTACTGAACGCATTTGTTGAACAAATGGACGGTTTGTCGACCAGTGGGATCACATGGAAGGCAGGCAACGAAACTGTGCATTCcaag GTGTACTGCTTCAGCTGCAGCGCTGATGCACCAGCACGGGCAGCCATGCAGCACCTAACCCAGTTTAATGGGTATTATGGCTGTGGATGGTGCTTGCATCCAGGGGCAGCTGTGAATG GAACTGTCAAGTATCCTGTGGACACTGTTTCACCTGACAGGACAGCAGAAGGCACAAAGGAAATCATGGCCAAGGCTGCTGAAGCTGGAAGACCAGTACAGGGAGCAAAAGGCATCACGCCTTTGATTAATCTTCAGCACTTTAATATAATCTGGGGCTTTACTCCAGATTATATGCATTGTGTGCTTCTAGGTGTGGCACGGCAGATGACGGAGGACTGGCTCTCTAATGTAGGCGAGGAATATTACATTGGGGCACCACAAACTGTGGCAGTATTAGATCAACGTTTGTGCTCTATAAAGCCGCATAGCTGTATGCCACGACTTCCCCGCTCAGTTTCTCTGAGAAAGTATTGGAAAGCCTCGGAGTGGCAGCAATGGCTACTGTATTTTTCATTGCCTTGTCTGGAAGGCCTGCTTCCACGGCAGTATCTTAAACATTTTGCATTGCTTGTGAAAGGTATTGCCCTTCTTCTGCAGGACACAGTGTCCCTCAGTGACATTTCTGTAAGCACAGACTGCTTGGTAAAGTTTGTTGTCGACATGCAGTTTCTCTATGGAGAAAAAAACATGACTTTCAATGTACATCAATTGTTGCACATGGCTCAGAGTGTTCTGAACCAAGGACCTCTTTGGGCACATTCATGTTTTGCTTTTGAGTCTAACATTGGCCAAATTAAGCAGCTGGTCACATCAGCAAAAGGTGCCCCACTGCAGATTGTAGAGCGCTTAATGATGGCCAGCAACTTCAGGTATCTAAAGGCTTCAGCTAGCCCTTGCACTCTGAAGTTTTTGACAAAAGCTGGCCCATCAAATAGTAAAGGTGGTTTACTGCTCAGCAAACCCCGAGCTGTGTCTGACCAGCTGCTTCACCTTGTGCAGGACCATGTTGGCAACATCGTTAGGGGCCGTGTCATGGAACATGACCGAGTGATTGTATCACCGGGTGTTCGGTTTCACAGTGAGCAGTACTCAAGGCCGAACAAAAGTGACAGCACTGTATTGCAAATATATTTGGGAACGTGCTTGAAGTTGAAGCACATTGTTTCTATTAGGGATTCGTCAGGAAATGTAAGGATTTTTGCACTGTCAAACAAATTCTTGTCACGTCGTGCATTTGGCACTGAGCACATAATGAAATCAGAGGATGCGAATTCCCAACAGCTAGTGGAGCTGTCTGCCAGTGTTGTCCCTTGCAACTATGTAGAGGTCAATAGAAAGTGTTTTTTTCAGAGAATTTCTTTGAAAATGCTCTCTGGTGGTTGTTAA